One part of the Haemophilus parainfluenzae genome encodes these proteins:
- a CDS encoding chalcone isomerase family protein has translation MKLKFIIAAISALFSTALFAQWQPVGNAEYTWGPFHVYTVGLYSETGSYEKNERPLMFSIKYEKPVEGKNFAIALTKEMESQNLSKDDTTAWLKKMQEIFPDFSPNDILNFVALADKGYFVLNDTVLDHEFDQKFTQAFIDVWLSDKSSFIKLQPQLLGKEKPAHDSKEFQHQPASEPFDEENTMPELPPNYDFKQDAKG, from the coding sequence ATGAAACTGAAATTTATTATTGCTGCCATTTCAGCCTTATTTTCCACCGCACTTTTTGCCCAATGGCAACCTGTCGGCAATGCTGAATACACATGGGGGCCATTCCATGTTTATACTGTCGGCTTATATTCTGAAACGGGTTCCTATGAAAAAAATGAACGTCCGTTAATGTTTTCGATTAAATATGAAAAACCAGTAGAAGGAAAAAACTTCGCCATTGCTTTAACCAAAGAAATGGAATCACAAAATTTAAGTAAAGATGACACCACGGCATGGCTCAAAAAAATGCAGGAAATCTTCCCTGATTTTTCACCAAACGACATCTTAAATTTTGTTGCCTTAGCCGATAAAGGCTATTTTGTATTAAATGACACGGTGTTAGATCACGAATTCGATCAAAAGTTTACACAAGCATTTATTGATGTGTGGCTTTCAGATAAAAGTAGTTTTATCAAATTACAACCGCAATTATTAGGTAAAGAAAAACCGGCTCACGATAGCAAAGAATTTCAACATCAACCTGCAAGCGAGCCTTTTGATGAAGAAAATACGATGCCGGAATTACCACCAAATTACGATTTTAAACAAGACGCAAAAGGATAA